The following are encoded together in the Streptomyces sp. NBC_00341 genome:
- a CDS encoding aliphatic sulfonate ABC transporter substrate-binding protein, with product MNSIRAVGRRTAGLFLALALVSVATGCGGDSSSDAADGGPQKVRFGYIADYSGSVALAVAQKRGLWKKAGITPELKVFTNGPLQVQALGSGDLDFGYLGPGALWLPASGRASIVSVNMLGLADRVIARPGSGIERPADLKGKKVAVAEGTSGDMILNLALSEAGLKQDDVKKVVMDASTVVTAFSSGQVDAAATWYPLIDTMKKKVPGLKEISRTQDYYPKLTFPNVFVTQPKLASGNPELVKKVTGVLKEAGDWTAAHPEESETVTADFLKLPAGQLKGSTQYVKILPSAELTKLSEDGTVDGWFDELAAVFGRMGKLPEPGKAEDYYLGDLYAEAGKADRS from the coding sequence ATGAATTCGATCCGTGCCGTCGGCCGCCGTACGGCCGGCCTGTTCCTCGCCCTGGCGCTGGTATCCGTCGCCACCGGCTGCGGGGGCGACTCCTCCTCCGACGCCGCCGACGGCGGACCGCAGAAGGTGCGGTTCGGCTACATCGCCGATTACAGCGGCTCCGTCGCGCTCGCCGTCGCCCAGAAACGGGGGCTGTGGAAGAAGGCGGGCATCACCCCCGAGCTGAAGGTATTCACCAACGGGCCGCTCCAGGTCCAGGCACTCGGTTCCGGCGACCTGGACTTCGGCTACCTCGGCCCCGGCGCACTGTGGCTGCCCGCCTCGGGCCGCGCGTCCATCGTCTCCGTCAACATGCTGGGTCTGGCCGACCGGGTCATCGCCCGGCCCGGCTCCGGCATCGAGAGGCCCGCCGACCTCAAGGGGAAGAAGGTGGCCGTCGCGGAGGGCACCTCGGGCGACATGATCCTCAACCTGGCGCTGAGCGAGGCCGGTCTGAAGCAGGACGACGTCAAGAAGGTCGTCATGGACGCCTCGACCGTCGTCACGGCGTTCTCCTCCGGCCAGGTCGACGCGGCGGCCACCTGGTACCCGCTGATCGACACGATGAAGAAGAAGGTCCCCGGCCTCAAGGAGATCAGCCGCACCCAGGACTACTACCCGAAGCTGACCTTCCCGAATGTCTTCGTGACCCAGCCGAAGCTGGCCTCCGGGAACCCGGAACTCGTGAAGAAGGTGACCGGGGTGCTCAAGGAGGCCGGCGACTGGACCGCCGCGCACCCCGAGGAGTCCGAGACCGTCACCGCCGACTTCCTGAAGCTGCCGGCCGGGCAGCTCAAGGGCTCCACCCAGTACGTGAAGATCCTTCCCTCCGCCGAGCTGACCAAGCTCAGTGAGGACGGCACGGTCGACGGCTGGTTCGACGAACTCGCCGCCGTGTTCGGCCGGATGGGGAAGCTGCCCGAGCCGGGCAAGGCCGAGGACTACTACCTCGGTGACCTGTACGCCGAAGCCGGAAAGGCGGACCGCTCATGA
- a CDS encoding ROK family transcriptional regulator, with protein sequence MTERTDALQRLRRANEAAVLGELRRSGALSRGELKERVGLSRTTLFAIVSDLLERKAVVEQPAPDPEQPRGRGRPALEISLNSRGAELIGIDLQRHRIHVVVANCAHEVVGRYSAPVPADSGAAERAAQAIRGVEELVRRENISLAPVQGIGLGLPGFVQNPASGDPRTMTPFAGHVAAELGRHFDAPVLTDNNSRLAALAEVTWGAARGFDNAVYLRWSEGVGGGLVVNGSLVHGAHGAAGEIGHTSCDPEGKPCHCGGRGCLEGLISVPALLAACADRGVTARDAAELVALAAGGQPDAADVVRTAALVAGRVLAALAAQVDPECIVVYGEPAALDGLVLTPIRQQLAALSLPSAPRTIEVRGSTLGGEAAALGGVALLLRTTGQDLEELLDRPAPGAPGTGSAR encoded by the coding sequence ATGACGGAACGCACCGATGCCCTGCAGCGCCTGCGCAGGGCCAATGAAGCCGCCGTACTCGGTGAACTGCGCAGGTCGGGCGCGCTGAGCCGCGGTGAGCTGAAGGAGCGGGTCGGGCTCTCCCGTACCACCCTGTTCGCGATCGTGTCCGATCTGCTGGAACGCAAGGCCGTCGTCGAACAGCCGGCCCCCGACCCGGAGCAACCGCGCGGCCGAGGCCGTCCGGCTCTGGAGATCTCGCTCAACTCCCGCGGGGCGGAGCTGATCGGCATCGACCTCCAGCGCCACCGCATCCATGTCGTCGTGGCGAACTGCGCCCATGAGGTCGTCGGCCGGTACAGCGCCCCCGTCCCTGCGGACAGCGGCGCCGCGGAACGCGCCGCGCAGGCGATCAGAGGCGTCGAGGAGCTGGTGCGGCGGGAGAACATCAGCCTCGCCCCGGTCCAGGGCATCGGCCTCGGCCTCCCCGGCTTCGTACAGAACCCGGCCTCCGGCGACCCCCGCACGATGACACCGTTCGCCGGGCACGTCGCCGCCGAACTGGGCAGGCACTTCGACGCCCCCGTCCTCACGGACAACAACTCCCGGCTCGCCGCACTCGCAGAAGTGACCTGGGGCGCCGCCCGCGGCTTCGACAACGCCGTCTATCTGCGCTGGTCGGAAGGGGTCGGTGGCGGACTCGTCGTCAACGGCTCACTGGTGCACGGCGCCCATGGCGCGGCCGGCGAGATCGGCCACACCAGCTGCGACCCCGAGGGAAAGCCCTGCCACTGCGGTGGCCGCGGCTGCCTGGAGGGACTCATCTCCGTCCCCGCGCTGCTCGCCGCGTGCGCCGATCGCGGGGTCACCGCGCGGGACGCCGCCGAGCTCGTCGCGCTCGCCGCCGGGGGCCAGCCGGACGCCGCGGACGTCGTCCGGACCGCGGCCCTCGTGGCGGGCCGGGTACTGGCCGCCCTCGCCGCACAGGTGGACCCCGAGTGCATCGTCGTCTACGGCGAACCGGCGGCCCTGGACGGCCTCGTCCTCACCCCCATCCGGCAACAACTGGCCGCACTCTCACTGCCGTCCGCCCCCCGCACCATCGAGGTGCGCGGCTCCACCCTGGGCGGGGAGGCAGCCGCGCTCGGCGGGGTGGCCCTGCTGCTGCGCACCACCGGCCAGGACCTGGAGGAGCTCCTCGACCGGCCGGCGCCCGGCGCGCCCGGCACCGGGTCCGCGCGGTGA
- a CDS encoding FBP domain-containing protein: MKALTEQDIRTSFVNCSKGEAKRLPLPRDLDELRWDDLDFLGWRDLSAPGRSYIVTEHDGRTAGITLRFPSQQRGFLHRSMCSLCLTTHPGSGVSLMTARKTGQSGREGNSVGLYMCTDLACSLYVRGKKAVPSGARFKESLTVEEQIARTSANLSAFVAKLFG; this comes from the coding sequence ATGAAGGCCTTGACCGAGCAGGACATCCGCACATCGTTCGTCAACTGCTCCAAGGGGGAAGCCAAGCGTCTGCCGCTCCCCCGCGATCTCGACGAGCTGCGGTGGGACGATCTGGACTTCCTCGGCTGGCGCGACCTGTCCGCTCCCGGGCGCAGCTACATCGTCACCGAGCACGACGGCCGGACCGCGGGCATCACGCTCCGCTTCCCCTCCCAGCAGCGCGGCTTCCTGCACCGGAGCATGTGTTCGCTCTGTCTGACCACGCACCCCGGCAGCGGGGTCTCCCTGATGACCGCCCGCAAGACCGGGCAGTCAGGGCGCGAGGGCAATTCGGTCGGGCTCTACATGTGCACCGACCTGGCCTGTTCGCTCTACGTCCGGGGAAAGAAGGCCGTGCCCTCGGGCGCCCGGTTCAAGGAGTCGCTGACGGTGGAGGAGCAGATCGCCCGCACCTCGGCCAACCTCTCCGCGTTCGTGGCCAAGCTCTTCGGCTGA
- a CDS encoding SPFH domain-containing protein, translated as MADITRRFGWRHLRSAPTAHIRHHKRGLLAHDGAGLSFWYRSLSAALSEVPVNDRELAMAFHARTADFQDVTVQATVTYRISDPAEAAARLDFSVDPDSGVWRGAPLEQIATLLTETAQQHTLDVLARTPLAGALVDGVAAVRERVAAGLADEPRLPATGIEVVAVRVVAIRPEAEVERALRTPAREQIQQEADRATYERRAVAVERERTIAENELASQIELARREEQLVEQRGTNTRREAEENAAADGVRAEAEAARKVRLARAEAEAAREVGAARAESQAAWLQVHGDVEAATLHALAATRLAENLPRIDSLTLSPDILTGLLTKLGRPAPESRA; from the coding sequence ATGGCCGACATCACCAGGCGCTTCGGCTGGCGCCATCTGCGCTCCGCGCCCACGGCCCACATCCGCCACCACAAGCGCGGCCTGCTCGCCCACGACGGGGCGGGGCTCAGCTTCTGGTACCGGTCGCTCAGCGCCGCGCTCTCCGAGGTGCCGGTCAACGACCGCGAACTGGCCATGGCCTTCCACGCCCGCACCGCCGACTTCCAGGACGTCACCGTGCAGGCCACCGTGACGTACCGGATCAGCGATCCGGCCGAGGCCGCCGCGCGCCTCGACTTCTCCGTCGACCCGGACTCCGGCGTCTGGCGCGGCGCACCGCTGGAGCAGATCGCGACGCTGCTCACCGAGACGGCCCAGCAGCACACCCTGGACGTACTGGCCCGCACCCCGCTGGCCGGCGCGCTGGTCGACGGCGTCGCCGCCGTACGCGAACGGGTCGCCGCGGGGCTGGCCGACGAGCCCCGGCTGCCGGCCACCGGGATCGAGGTGGTGGCCGTTCGCGTCGTCGCCATCCGGCCGGAGGCCGAGGTGGAGCGGGCCCTGCGCACCCCCGCCCGGGAGCAGATCCAGCAGGAGGCCGACCGCGCGACGTACGAACGGCGGGCCGTGGCCGTCGAGCGCGAGCGGACCATCGCGGAGAACGAGCTGGCCAGCCAGATCGAGCTGGCCCGCCGCGAGGAGCAACTGGTCGAGCAGCGCGGCACCAACACCCGGCGCGAGGCGGAGGAGAACGCCGCGGCCGACGGGGTGCGCGCCGAGGCCGAGGCGGCGCGCAAGGTGCGCCTCGCCCGTGCGGAGGCCGAAGCTGCGCGTGAGGTCGGGGCGGCCCGTGCCGAGTCCCAGGCCGCCTGGCTCCAGGTGCACGGAGACGTCGAGGCCGCGACCCTGCACGCGCTGGCCGCCACCCGGCTCGCGGAGAACCTGCCGCGCATCGACAGCCTCACCCTCTCGCCCGACATCCTCACCGGCCTGCTCACCAAGCTCGGCCGGCCCGCTCCGGAGAGCCGGGCATGA
- a CDS encoding sulfatase-like hydrolase/transferase → MAPRNVLFLMTDQHRVDTLGCYGNPLVDTPALDALAAAGTRFDRFYTPTAICTPARASLATGLHPFRHGMLNNPERNGGSKDELSDEDPMLWSRLTERGYSVGHVGKWHIGRERGPEFYGLDGEHLPGALNPVHHPSYEKWLEDNGFPPFAVREPVFGTAANGTGRGHLIAGRLQQPAEATMEAFLTDRALGLLDRYAGEWKADGKPFMLSCHWYGPHLPYLIPDSYYDLYDPDDVPLPASMAETFAGKPEVQRQYSAYWSSDGFDAAAWRKLIAVYWGYVTMIDHQAGRLIAALKEHGLWDETAVFFTADHGEFTGAHRLNDKGPAMYEDIYRIPGIARIPGAPAQVSDDFASLIDLNPTILELAGAPVPDQCDGASLLPLLHGADAGDTRDEIVAEFHGHHFPYSQRMLRDRRHKLVHNPESVHELYDLEADPHELHNVYDAPAYADVRRDLTVRLYRELLRRGDPAYSWMSYMADIGGDRAADVDGVAEEVA, encoded by the coding sequence GTGGCTCCGCGCAACGTCCTGTTCCTGATGACCGACCAACACCGGGTCGACACTTTGGGCTGTTACGGCAACCCACTCGTCGACACCCCGGCCCTCGACGCCCTGGCGGCCGCGGGAACCCGGTTCGACCGCTTCTACACCCCGACCGCGATCTGCACCCCGGCCCGCGCCTCGCTGGCCACCGGCCTCCACCCCTTCCGCCACGGGATGCTGAACAACCCCGAGCGCAACGGCGGGAGCAAGGACGAACTCTCCGACGAAGACCCCATGCTCTGGAGCCGGTTGACGGAACGGGGTTACTCGGTGGGCCATGTAGGCAAATGGCACATCGGCCGCGAGCGAGGCCCCGAGTTCTACGGCCTGGACGGCGAACACCTGCCCGGCGCCCTCAACCCCGTACACCACCCCTCGTACGAGAAGTGGCTGGAGGACAACGGCTTCCCGCCCTTCGCGGTACGCGAACCCGTCTTCGGGACCGCCGCCAACGGAACCGGGCGCGGGCACCTCATCGCGGGCCGGCTCCAGCAGCCCGCGGAGGCCACCATGGAGGCCTTCCTCACCGACCGCGCACTCGGCCTGCTGGACCGCTACGCCGGCGAATGGAAGGCCGACGGCAAGCCGTTCATGCTGTCCTGCCACTGGTACGGCCCGCATCTTCCGTACCTGATCCCCGACAGCTACTACGACCTGTACGACCCCGACGACGTCCCGCTGCCCGCCTCGATGGCCGAGACCTTCGCCGGGAAGCCCGAGGTGCAGCGCCAGTACAGCGCGTACTGGTCCTCGGACGGATTCGACGCCGCCGCCTGGCGCAAGCTGATCGCCGTCTACTGGGGCTACGTCACGATGATCGACCACCAGGCCGGGAGGCTCATCGCGGCGCTCAAGGAACACGGCCTGTGGGACGAAACGGCGGTCTTCTTCACCGCCGACCACGGTGAGTTCACCGGTGCCCACCGGCTCAATGACAAGGGCCCGGCCATGTACGAGGACATCTACAGGATTCCCGGCATCGCCCGGATCCCCGGCGCCCCGGCCCAGGTCAGCGATGACTTCGCCAGTCTGATCGACCTCAACCCGACCATTCTCGAACTGGCCGGAGCGCCCGTGCCGGACCAGTGCGACGGCGCCAGCCTGCTGCCCCTGCTGCACGGGGCCGACGCGGGGGACACCCGCGACGAGATCGTCGCCGAATTCCACGGCCACCACTTCCCGTACTCGCAGCGCATGCTCCGCGACCGGCGCCACAAGCTGGTCCACAACCCGGAGAGCGTGCACGAGCTCTACGACCTGGAGGCCGACCCGCACGAACTGCACAACGTGTACGACGCGCCCGCCTACGCGGACGTCCGGCGCGACCTCACCGTGCGGCTCTACCGCGAACTGCTGCGCCGCGGCGACCCGGCGTACTCCTGGATGAGCTACATGGCCGACATCGGCGGCGACCGTGCCGCAGACGTCGACGGCGTCGCGGAGGAAGTGGCATGA
- a CDS encoding ABC transporter permease, translated as MKTPAEAPVEHRDERAAPAAEGTKSPERTGDTGKKPRGTGRLTDVLLALASAALGLLAWGILANSGIDGFPGPVVVARRAGELIADGTLFSDAGASLKRVLTGYVLGVVLAVPVGFLMGWYPVVRRLIEPWLQFFRMVPPLAIIPLAIVLMGIDETPKIFVIFLASFLSSVVSTFQGVVAVDVTLVNAARVLGARDPQVFIGVVVPASTPFILVGMRIGLGASWATVVAAELIAAQGGLGFRMQQAQLYYDLPTIFVQLIAIGAIGLAMDRLLLLAERRLTHWQERR; from the coding sequence ATGAAGACACCGGCCGAAGCTCCCGTGGAACACCGGGACGAGCGCGCGGCCCCGGCAGCGGAAGGCACGAAGAGCCCCGAGCGCACGGGGGACACCGGGAAGAAGCCGCGCGGCACCGGCCGTCTCACCGACGTGCTGCTGGCCCTCGCCTCCGCCGCGCTCGGCCTGCTCGCCTGGGGCATCCTCGCGAACAGCGGCATCGACGGCTTCCCCGGACCGGTCGTGGTGGCCCGCCGCGCGGGTGAACTCATCGCGGACGGAACCCTGTTCAGCGACGCGGGCGCCAGCCTCAAGCGGGTCCTGACCGGCTACGTGCTCGGCGTCGTCCTGGCGGTCCCGGTCGGCTTCCTGATGGGCTGGTACCCGGTCGTCCGCAGGCTGATCGAGCCCTGGCTGCAGTTCTTCCGGATGGTGCCGCCGCTCGCGATCATCCCGCTCGCCATCGTCCTCATGGGCATCGACGAGACCCCGAAGATCTTCGTGATCTTCCTGGCCTCGTTCCTGTCGTCCGTCGTCTCCACCTTCCAGGGCGTCGTCGCCGTCGACGTCACCCTCGTCAACGCCGCCCGGGTGCTCGGCGCCCGTGATCCGCAGGTCTTCATCGGCGTCGTCGTGCCCGCCTCCACCCCGTTCATCCTGGTCGGCATGCGGATCGGGCTCGGTGCCTCCTGGGCGACCGTCGTCGCCGCCGAACTCATCGCGGCCCAGGGCGGACTGGGCTTCCGGATGCAGCAGGCCCAGCTCTACTACGACCTGCCGACCATCTTCGTCCAGCTCATCGCGATCGGCGCGATCGGCCTCGCCATGGACCGGCTGCTGCTCCTCGCCGAGCGCCGGCTCACCCACTGGCAGGAACGGCGGTAA
- a CDS encoding TetR/AcrR family transcriptional regulator: MSSQETEQETAPAPRRSKITPERAQELYTAVLDMLRESGYESLTMEGVASRSRCGKSTLYRQWGSKPELVVAALHGTRRGLLPRIDTGTLAGDLREAAKAIGEGSGRDTTLMLALSHAALQSPELLCALRESLILPELAALDAMVRRGVERGEVAADNPAAEFVSAQLLGVMRARPLLEGTCADENFLVRFVEGAVLPALGLGAHSSGS, translated from the coding sequence ATGTCGTCGCAGGAAACCGAGCAGGAGACGGCGCCCGCGCCACGCCGCTCGAAAATCACGCCGGAGCGGGCCCAGGAGCTCTACACCGCCGTCCTCGACATGCTCAGGGAGAGTGGCTACGAGTCACTCACCATGGAGGGCGTCGCCTCCCGGTCCCGCTGCGGCAAGTCCACGCTCTACCGGCAGTGGGGCTCCAAACCGGAGCTGGTCGTCGCCGCCCTGCACGGCACCCGGCGCGGACTGCTGCCGAGGATCGACACGGGCACACTGGCGGGAGACCTGCGCGAGGCGGCGAAGGCCATCGGCGAGGGCTCGGGCCGTGACACCACGCTGATGCTGGCGCTGAGTCACGCCGCGCTCCAGAGTCCCGAGCTGCTGTGCGCGCTGCGCGAGTCGCTGATCCTGCCGGAGCTGGCGGCGCTCGACGCCATGGTCAGACGCGGCGTGGAGCGCGGCGAAGTGGCGGCGGACAACCCCGCCGCGGAGTTCGTCTCCGCGCAGCTGCTGGGCGTGATGCGTGCCCGGCCCCTGCTGGAGGGGACCTGCGCGGACGAGAACTTCCTGGTCCGCTTCGTGGAGGGCGCCGTCCTTCCCGCACTCGGCCTGGGCGCCCACTCGTCCGGGTCCTGA
- a CDS encoding DUF4838 domain-containing protein, which yields MNGSTHTDGLTTSSAMRRRGFLAGAAGLAGAALLPAATAGRAAADTGASGAASGEPLRVVSGGRARATVLWWGAGSAEFAATELRDYIRRMTGVRLPLRAAPDPGSSAPEGVTGLVALRAGTGGAGPIAAGRLADAGRELDGAPEDSFTLLGDDTLLLLTGHGDRAPLYAVYALLERTGVRFFAPGFPAYEGHHERIPNARGLDVPAVRLTDRPGSELRRQYAEEGFSHTAASLPPLLDWMAKNRLNTFVYPTDYLGLGVTTYDGVRDVLVREAAKRSIRIETGGHGYDSFLPRADYPQFYESGGPVFDIYNPEALDAYVAKVVAFLRERPEITLFDCWPPDVGAFQKPVLDRYGTASDAESVVVNELARVLREELPGVRVERIAYASTVQPPGPQYPCDPEVVVDFAPYGRNYDGHLGDPAVGANTGLANALRAWRSTHRGPLAMYEYYRRYRWRSLPVHPLTTIAGDAVFESGLGLDGIGMYSEPADWITYEHVQSLVAALAWDSSLDAGGYLDGYLEARFGAAATAAMGRYYQLTALDPDTHGPGVLTANYGQARAALQEAAGRTKDPAPRTLLDRLTRNLDIALADMRIGLAPAGSAELDAARREYRALVHRNRFNGVCLPNMQAWGRWNGPDGQSPYDDARIRQDVVDTYASAAAGFGDPGFLVLTRGGDPVPLDVEAQDVDFAGHTVQWTATAPDGVVLEPSSGTLRVRGTRGATARVAVSATADAAAGAHRVTLEFRLADGTRLVPSPVETEIR from the coding sequence ATGAACGGCTCCACACACACCGACGGCCTCACCACGTCCAGCGCCATGAGGCGGCGCGGATTCCTCGCGGGGGCGGCCGGCCTGGCCGGTGCGGCCCTGCTGCCGGCAGCCACCGCCGGCCGGGCCGCGGCGGACACCGGGGCGAGCGGCGCGGCGTCCGGCGAGCCGCTCCGGGTGGTCTCCGGCGGCCGGGCACGGGCCACCGTGCTCTGGTGGGGTGCGGGCAGCGCCGAGTTCGCCGCCACCGAACTGCGCGACTACATCCGCAGGATGACCGGGGTGCGGCTGCCGCTGCGCGCCGCCCCGGACCCCGGGTCCTCCGCGCCCGAGGGCGTCACCGGCCTGGTGGCCCTGCGCGCGGGGACCGGCGGCGCGGGTCCGATCGCCGCCGGCCGGCTGGCGGACGCCGGACGGGAGCTCGACGGGGCACCGGAGGACTCCTTCACCCTGCTCGGCGACGACACCCTCCTCCTGCTGACCGGGCACGGCGACCGGGCTCCGCTGTACGCCGTGTACGCCCTCCTGGAACGCACCGGCGTGCGCTTCTTCGCCCCGGGCTTCCCCGCGTACGAGGGCCACCACGAGCGGATACCGAACGCCCGCGGCCTCGACGTCCCGGCTGTGCGCCTCACAGACCGGCCGGGCTCGGAACTGCGGCGCCAGTACGCGGAGGAGGGGTTCAGCCACACCGCCGCGAGCCTGCCCCCGCTGCTCGACTGGATGGCCAAGAACCGGCTGAACACCTTCGTCTACCCGACCGACTACCTGGGCCTCGGCGTCACCACCTACGACGGGGTGCGCGATGTCCTGGTCCGCGAGGCCGCCAAGCGCTCCATCCGCATCGAGACCGGCGGCCACGGCTACGACAGCTTCCTGCCCAGGGCCGACTACCCGCAGTTCTACGAGTCCGGCGGCCCGGTCTTCGACATCTACAACCCCGAGGCCCTGGACGCGTACGTGGCCAAGGTCGTCGCCTTCCTGCGGGAGCGTCCCGAGATCACGCTCTTCGACTGCTGGCCACCGGATGTCGGCGCGTTCCAGAAGCCCGTCCTCGACCGGTACGGCACCGCGTCCGACGCGGAGTCGGTGGTGGTCAACGAACTCGCCCGGGTCCTGCGCGAGGAACTGCCCGGTGTCCGGGTCGAACGGATCGCGTACGCGTCCACCGTCCAGCCGCCCGGCCCGCAGTACCCCTGCGACCCCGAGGTGGTGGTGGACTTCGCCCCGTACGGCCGGAACTACGACGGTCACCTGGGCGACCCGGCGGTGGGCGCCAACACCGGCCTGGCGAACGCGCTGCGGGCCTGGCGCTCCACCCACCGGGGCCCGCTCGCCATGTACGAGTACTACCGGCGATACCGCTGGCGCAGCCTTCCGGTGCACCCGCTCACCACCATCGCGGGCGACGCCGTCTTCGAGTCCGGGCTCGGTCTCGACGGCATCGGCATGTACAGCGAGCCGGCCGACTGGATCACCTACGAGCACGTCCAGAGCCTGGTCGCCGCGCTGGCCTGGGACAGCTCACTGGACGCGGGCGGCTACCTCGACGGCTACCTGGAGGCCCGGTTCGGCGCGGCCGCGACCGCAGCGATGGGCCGTTACTACCAGCTGACCGCCCTGGACCCCGACACCCACGGGCCCGGCGTACTCACCGCGAACTACGGGCAGGCGCGGGCCGCACTGCAGGAGGCGGCCGGCCGGACGAAGGATCCCGCGCCGCGCACCCTGCTCGACCGGCTGACCCGCAACCTCGACATCGCGCTGGCCGACATGAGGATCGGGCTGGCACCGGCCGGCAGCGCCGAACTGGACGCCGCCCGCCGGGAGTACCGGGCGCTCGTGCACCGCAACCGGTTCAACGGCGTCTGCCTGCCCAACATGCAGGCGTGGGGGCGCTGGAACGGTCCGGACGGGCAGTCGCCGTACGACGACGCCCGCATCCGCCAGGACGTCGTCGACACCTACGCGAGCGCCGCCGCCGGGTTCGGCGATCCGGGATTCCTGGTGCTGACCCGGGGCGGTGACCCGGTGCCGCTCGACGTGGAGGCGCAGGACGTCGACTTCGCCGGCCACACCGTCCAGTGGACGGCCACCGCGCCCGACGGCGTCGTCCTGGAGCCGTCGAGCGGCACGCTGAGGGTGCGCGGTACCCGGGGCGCCACCGCCCGGGTCGCCGTAAGCGCCACCGCGGACGCGGCGGCCGGCGCGCACCGGGTCACGCTGGAGTTCCGGCTGGCCGACGGGACCCGGCTGGTCCCGTCCCCGGTGGAGACCGAAATCCGCTGA
- a CDS encoding NUDIX hydrolase translates to MDSETARIPDRNSRPPQAQAALGVGVIVQDTRGRILLGRHHSGSWELPGGKVDPTHESIAAAAVRELREETGLDVPEHGMGVFAMLHDVAGGINRVTMAALVTVESGSPQVTEPHLISAWQWTRPEALPTPLFDPSAQILAAWRPDLGIEHPPAHRLAVLPEGTQVNT, encoded by the coding sequence ATGGACAGCGAAACGGCGCGGATCCCCGACCGCAACTCCCGGCCGCCACAGGCCCAGGCCGCACTGGGGGTGGGCGTGATCGTGCAGGACACCCGGGGGCGCATCCTGCTCGGCCGGCACCACAGCGGCAGCTGGGAGCTGCCCGGCGGGAAGGTCGATCCGACGCACGAGTCCATCGCGGCGGCGGCGGTGCGGGAGCTGCGCGAGGAGACCGGGCTGGACGTCCCCGAGCACGGCATGGGCGTCTTCGCGATGCTGCACGACGTGGCCGGCGGCATCAACCGGGTGACGATGGCCGCCCTGGTCACGGTGGAGTCGGGCAGCCCGCAGGTGACCGAACCCCATCTCATCAGCGCCTGGCAGTGGACCCGGCCCGAGGCCCTGCCGACGCCGTTGTTCGACCCCTCGGCGCAGATCCTCGCGGCCTGGCGCCCCGATCTCGGCATCGAGCACCCGCCCGCCCACCGACTGGCCGTACTGCCCGAGGGCACACAGGTGAACACCTAA
- a CDS encoding ABC transporter ATP-binding protein yields the protein MPTINFRDVSRGFAVKDGDFLALDRVCLDIEDGEFVTVVGPSGCGKSTLMNIAAGLLDATGGEVTVDGVPVRGPAPERGVIFQQYALFPWMTVTANVEYGLRVAGVRKAERRRRAREVIELVGLTDFADSLPKTLSGGMKQRCAIARAYAVDPKVLLMDEPFGALDSLTRVRMQESLLDTWGRDRRTVMFITHDVDEAVFLANRVVVMAARPGRVHTVIPVTLPYPRTEEQRLSPEFAELRAQVWHAVHHQPAPLEGIAS from the coding sequence ATGCCCACCATCAACTTCCGTGACGTGAGCCGCGGCTTCGCGGTCAAGGACGGCGACTTCCTGGCCCTGGACCGGGTCTGCCTCGACATCGAGGACGGCGAGTTCGTCACCGTCGTCGGACCCTCCGGCTGCGGCAAGAGCACCCTGATGAACATCGCCGCCGGACTCCTCGACGCGACCGGCGGCGAGGTCACCGTCGACGGCGTCCCGGTCCGCGGCCCGGCCCCGGAGCGGGGCGTCATCTTCCAGCAGTACGCGCTCTTCCCGTGGATGACCGTCACGGCCAACGTCGAGTACGGACTCAGGGTCGCGGGCGTCAGGAAGGCGGAGCGCCGGCGCCGCGCCCGCGAGGTCATCGAACTCGTCGGCCTCACCGACTTCGCGGACTCACTGCCCAAGACCCTCTCCGGCGGCATGAAGCAGCGCTGCGCCATCGCCCGCGCCTACGCGGTCGACCCGAAGGTGCTCCTGATGGACGAACCCTTCGGCGCCCTCGACTCCCTCACCCGGGTGCGGATGCAGGAGTCGCTCCTGGACACCTGGGGCCGCGACCGGCGCACCGTCATGTTCATCACCCACGACGTGGACGAGGCGGTCTTCCTCGCCAACCGCGTCGTCGTCATGGCGGCCCGCCCCGGCCGCGTCCACACCGTCATCCCCGTCACGCTGCCCTATCCGCGTACCGAGGAACAGCGGCTGTCTCCCGAGTTCGCCGAGTTGCGTGCCCAGGTGTGGCACGCCGTCCACCACCAGCCCGCCCCGCTCGAAGGAATCGCGTCATGA